One segment of Acidobacteriota bacterium DNA contains the following:
- a CDS encoding MFS transporter produces the protein MGASTWRRHSILWALYFVQGLPYGFQVTALPVYLRGEGVSLAEIGWAAALSLPWMLKFLWAPWVDRHRRGPLGPRRSWILPLQGLLAATCFVASFVIPQGSLTAVLVLVLAMNLAAATLDIAVDGLAVDFLRPDELGLGNVAQVVGFKFGMLTGGGVLLWASAWIGWSGLFQAMAGLMLLIAAVTLTFREPAVAGDAALSSLGKVLGALRGSLAGRGFGWLLLLVVTYKMGESLADTMFRPFLVDHGFTARQIGAWVGTWGVVFSIAGSAAGGLLAWAVSIRRAVIWTAVLRALPLAGLWWLSVSEVDAAGVIAVTCAENFFGGALTVALFAYMMSQVDRRIGATHFTLLAALEVFGKIGASTVSGMLAEATSYSTLFGIATVLSVLFWALLPTLRRPRADESEGLGPQPIEP, from the coding sequence GTGGGAGCCTCCACCTGGCGCCGGCACTCGATTCTGTGGGCTCTGTACTTCGTGCAGGGGTTGCCCTACGGCTTTCAGGTGACGGCGCTGCCGGTGTATTTGCGCGGCGAGGGAGTGTCCCTGGCGGAGATCGGCTGGGCAGCGGCGCTCAGTTTGCCCTGGATGCTCAAGTTCCTGTGGGCGCCGTGGGTGGATCGGCATCGGCGCGGGCCGTTGGGACCCCGGCGAAGCTGGATCCTGCCGCTCCAGGGTTTGCTCGCGGCGACCTGTTTCGTGGCGTCCTTCGTCATCCCGCAGGGGTCGTTGACGGCGGTCCTGGTGCTGGTTCTGGCAATGAACCTGGCGGCGGCGACCCTCGATATCGCGGTGGACGGCCTGGCGGTGGATTTCCTGCGGCCGGACGAGCTGGGCCTCGGCAATGTCGCCCAGGTGGTGGGGTTCAAATTCGGCATGCTGACCGGTGGCGGCGTCCTGCTGTGGGCGAGCGCCTGGATCGGTTGGAGCGGCCTGTTCCAGGCGATGGCCGGGCTGATGCTGCTGATCGCTGCGGTCACTCTCACCTTCCGTGAGCCGGCCGTTGCCGGCGACGCGGCGTTGTCTAGCCTGGGGAAAGTGCTCGGCGCGCTGCGCGGCTCCCTCGCCGGGCGGGGATTCGGCTGGCTCCTGCTGCTCGTCGTCACCTACAAGATGGGCGAATCGCTGGCCGACACGATGTTTCGGCCGTTTCTCGTCGACCACGGCTTCACCGCCCGGCAGATCGGCGCCTGGGTGGGCACCTGGGGGGTGGTGTTTTCGATCGCCGGCTCGGCCGCCGGTGGGCTGTTGGCCTGGGCTGTCTCGATCCGCCGGGCGGTGATCTGGACGGCGGTTCTGCGGGCGTTGCCGCTGGCGGGCCTGTGGTGGTTGTCCGTCTCGGAGGTGGATGCAGCGGGGGTGATCGCCGTCACCTGCGCCGAAAACTTCTTCGGCGGCGCTCTCACCGTCGCCCTCTTCGCGTACATGATGAGCCAAGTGGACCGGCGCATCGGCGCCACTCACTTCACTCTGCTGGCGGCCCTTGAGGTGTTCGGAAAAATCGGCGCCAGTACCGTTTCGGGGATGCTGGCGGAGGCCACCTCGTACAGCACCCTGTTCGGCATCGCTACGGTGCTGTCGGTGCTCTTCTGGGCGCTGTTGCCGACGCTGCGCCGGCCGAGGGCGGACGAATCCGAAGGCCTGGGGCCGCAACCCATAGAACCATGA
- a CDS encoding HD domain-containing protein has product MLSLRDPIHGFVRADPLEAALINSEPVQRLRWIRQLGLTYLVFPGAEHSRFSHALGALELAGRAYDSLASKSGGRLPEGPECRPRRLVRAAALLHDIGHAPFSHSAEELFEGGIDHEEMTCRLLGLERMVAIFERHGAGIEPRDVIDLIAGRGDPLLVQIVSGELDVDKMDYLLRDSLFCGVRYGNFDLERLLDTMVPVQDPLSGAWSVGVEEGGVHALEALIMARYYMFTQVYFTVVSKVLELHLACWLTSEGWRWPADPETFLEEDDLRVVSRMRESSDPHAQAVLRRDLRFPLAFETREHLSRDEKERFEALLPELEERFGAGHLLVSNSAKDPHRMATSRVLVQREGGGFEPVAQFSHFLRHLARIDRYRVYARAELRDAVASALRERWP; this is encoded by the coding sequence ATGCTTTCACTCCGGGATCCGATCCACGGTTTTGTCCGCGCCGACCCCTTGGAGGCGGCCCTGATCAACAGCGAGCCGGTCCAGCGGCTGCGCTGGATCCGTCAACTCGGCCTCACCTACCTAGTCTTTCCGGGCGCCGAGCACAGCCGGTTCAGCCACGCCCTTGGAGCCCTGGAACTGGCCGGCCGAGCCTACGACTCCCTCGCCTCGAAAAGCGGCGGGCGCCTGCCGGAGGGTCCGGAATGCCGACCGCGCCGGCTGGTGCGCGCCGCCGCCCTCCTCCACGACATCGGCCATGCGCCCTTTAGCCACTCGGCGGAGGAGCTGTTCGAAGGCGGCATCGACCACGAGGAGATGACCTGCCGGCTGCTCGGCCTGGAGAGGATGGTGGCGATCTTCGAGCGCCACGGCGCCGGCATCGAACCGCGGGACGTGATCGACCTGATCGCCGGCCGGGGCGATCCGCTGCTGGTGCAGATCGTCTCCGGAGAACTCGATGTCGACAAGATGGACTACCTGCTGCGCGACAGCCTGTTCTGCGGTGTGCGCTACGGCAACTTCGACCTCGAACGCCTGCTCGACACCATGGTACCGGTGCAGGATCCCTTGAGCGGCGCCTGGAGCGTGGGCGTCGAGGAGGGCGGAGTCCACGCTCTGGAAGCGCTGATCATGGCGCGCTACTACATGTTTACCCAGGTTTACTTCACGGTGGTCAGCAAGGTGCTGGAACTCCACCTCGCCTGCTGGCTCACGTCCGAGGGCTGGCGCTGGCCGGCGGACCCCGAGACGTTTCTCGAGGAGGACGACCTGCGGGTGGTCTCCCGCATGCGGGAGTCCTCCGACCCGCACGCCCAGGCGGTGCTCCGACGGGACCTGCGATTCCCTCTCGCCTTCGAGACCCGCGAGCACCTGTCGCGAGACGAGAAGGAGCGCTTCGAGGCTTTGCTGCCGGAGCTCGAAGAGCGCTTCGGCGCCGGCCATCTGCTGGTGTCGAACTCCGCCAAGGACCCGCACCGCATGGCGACCAGCAGGGTGCTGGTACAGCGTGAGGGTGGAGGCTTCGAGCCGGTGGCCCAGTTCAGCCACTTCCTGCGCCATCTCGCCCGCATCGACCGCTATCGCGTGTACGCCCGCGCGGAACTGCGCGACGCAGTGGCCTCGGCCCTCCGCGAGCGCTGGCCGTGA
- a CDS encoding dicarboxylate/amino acid:cation symporter, producing MNDRHNTIILIGIVAGIVLAFVGVQIFGEKMTMFGWMGTLFLSALKMIIVPLIMASMIVGITGLGDVRKLGSVGLRTVLYYAATTGIAVFLGIVVVNLIQPGVGVPFGEVTIPEQVAAKRDLGFSDIVLSFVSDNIFASMAQMQILPIIVFSLVLGGVLTTLGKAGEPVIAFFHGLNEAVMKIVYMIMWMAPLGVFGLVAARFGEAGDLGTLIGGLGKYMLTVLLGLGVHALVVLPLLLWFFGRRNPLPYLYNMAAPLLTAFSTASSSATLPLTIEAVEDNNKVSRKATYFVLPLGATINMDGTALYESVAAIFIAQAMGIELSVGQQVMIFLTATLAAVGAAGIPQAGLVTMVIVLQAVGLPLEGTALILAVDWLLDRFRTTVNVWGDACGAAVIDRYIDSEPEAA from the coding sequence ATGAACGATCGCCACAACACCATCATCCTGATCGGCATCGTCGCCGGTATCGTCCTCGCCTTCGTCGGGGTGCAGATCTTCGGCGAGAAGATGACCATGTTCGGCTGGATGGGTACGCTCTTCCTGAGCGCCCTCAAGATGATCATCGTGCCGTTGATCATGGCGTCGATGATCGTCGGCATCACCGGTCTGGGAGACGTGCGAAAGCTCGGCAGCGTGGGCTTGCGCACGGTCCTCTACTACGCCGCGACCACCGGCATCGCGGTCTTCCTCGGCATCGTCGTGGTCAATTTGATCCAGCCCGGGGTCGGGGTGCCCTTCGGTGAGGTGACGATTCCCGAACAGGTTGCTGCCAAACGTGACCTGGGCTTTTCGGACATCGTACTGTCCTTCGTGTCGGACAATATCTTCGCCTCCATGGCGCAAATGCAGATCCTTCCGATCATCGTCTTCTCGCTGGTGCTCGGCGGTGTGTTGACCACCCTGGGCAAGGCTGGCGAGCCGGTGATCGCCTTCTTCCACGGCCTCAACGAGGCGGTGATGAAGATCGTCTACATGATCATGTGGATGGCGCCGCTGGGCGTCTTCGGTCTGGTGGCGGCGCGCTTCGGCGAGGCCGGAGACCTCGGCACCCTGATCGGCGGCCTGGGCAAGTACATGCTCACGGTGCTCCTAGGGTTGGGGGTGCACGCCCTGGTGGTGCTGCCGCTCTTGCTGTGGTTCTTCGGCCGGCGCAATCCGTTGCCCTACCTGTACAACATGGCAGCGCCGCTGCTGACGGCCTTTTCCACCGCTTCGTCCTCGGCCACCCTGCCGCTGACCATCGAGGCCGTCGAGGACAACAACAAGGTCTCCCGCAAAGCCACCTACTTCGTGCTGCCCTTGGGCGCCACCATCAACATGGACGGTACCGCCCTCTATGAGAGCGTGGCGGCGATTTTCATCGCCCAGGCGATGGGCATCGAGCTGTCCGTCGGGCAACAGGTGATGATCTTCTTGACCGCCACCCTCGCCGCCGTCGGCGCCGCGGGCATCCCACAAGCCGGGCTGGTGACCATGGTCATCGTCCTCCAGGCGGTCGGTTTGCCGCTCGAAGGCACTGCCCTCATCCTCGCCGTCGACTGGCTCCTCGACCGCTTCCGCACCACCGTCAACGTCTGGGGCGACGCCTGCGGCGCGGCGGTCATCGATCGCTACATCGACAGCGAGCCGGAAGCAGCCTGA
- a CDS encoding histidine phosphatase family protein — MKPTARSGGPSPSVRLFLIRHGITAANREMRFVGARDDPLTAEGHRQAEGIARMLSSVRLAALLSSPAARTRETAEPLRRAGDLPLGIDHRLREMSFGDWEGRRQDEITAAKGGLEALRRWQAKPESAPPGGGESFASVQRRLVELADELAQRHDGERIALITHVGPIKALLYAALGLPLTESGRLFLDPATVHVIDWSRRPTVRLINATPSLEDARWFTPDRG, encoded by the coding sequence GTGAAGCCGACTGCCCGATCCGGTGGACCGTCACCGTCGGTGCGGCTGTTCCTGATCCGCCACGGCATCACCGCCGCCAACCGCGAAATGCGTTTCGTCGGCGCGCGAGACGATCCGTTGACCGCCGAGGGTCACCGCCAGGCCGAGGGCATCGCCCGCATGCTCTCTTCGGTCCGGCTGGCCGCCCTACTGAGCAGTCCGGCTGCACGCACCCGCGAGACGGCGGAGCCCTTGCGCCGCGCCGGTGACCTCCCATTGGGCATCGACCACCGCCTGCGAGAGATGTCCTTCGGCGACTGGGAAGGCCGGCGACAGGACGAGATCACCGCCGCCAAAGGCGGCCTCGAAGCGCTGCGCCGATGGCAAGCGAAACCGGAATCGGCGCCGCCCGGCGGTGGGGAGTCCTTCGCCTCGGTACAGCGGCGGCTGGTAGAGCTGGCCGACGAGCTAGCCCAGCGCCACGACGGCGAACGAATCGCCCTGATCACCCACGTCGGACCGATCAAGGCCCTCCTCTACGCCGCCCTCGGCCTGCCCTTGACGGAATCGGGACGCCTTTTCCTCGATCCGGCGACGGTCCACGTGATCGATTGGAGCCGGCGGCCGACGGTGCGTCTGATCAACGCCACGCCGAGTCTCGAAGACGCCCGCTGGTTCACCCCCGATCGAGGGTAG
- a CDS encoding pentapeptide repeat-containing protein, protein MSGYGAGEVGGDHGVYSDSQNSTATLRPMSIFDLLPGLLVAAWAVVLFGVLERWYDGLPRRVAAGLLVLVLVLFGQVLFGGKILLPVDNLRSTVPFQNLPAAPTPGNHLQTEQITLIAPLAAAVRSDLADGRWPLWNDHGGAGLPLLASPQAATLSPFRLATLALPLERAVGAAAALKVLIALVFGWLWIRRAGASNGAATVGALAYGLGGFVLLWLGWPRSGAAALLPVLFYAIERAVSASANRRRDVLLLIGAGAGLALAGDGEVALWGGLAALGLVAIRLARQPTRQRPALWLRTAGALALGLLLAAPVLLPQGEWSRQSSESERAMERARSERRNDPFALETMADPEKRAAAWAGTAARLPPLIAASSFTEHRTALYPGPIHRNEDAAGFAGTVTLLLALLALILPSLRAARNKKAQRLTIGRAFPAAITLGALVVLLNPPGLSYLLGSLPLVGPSAVSHRRVAVLLTLGLAALAAFAVDRLGTLERKQIRPILLYLGAVFATAIALAAPAGLPWLQLGTLAAGLIALLVVPLRWRAPCLAVLIGAELLWLHVPANAPMPRDLYFPTPPVLAALQQATVEHPDGRLAAPRGVMLPRIASVYGLSDVRPGRVAPTLYAGLTDFLGRPPDAGRPALIDDPRLDLLGIRWWLTGPNAVGSILSGSDLSGSDLSGSDLSGSDLSGSDLSGSARLLYEDATARLWERPRPLERLFLPEGVEIHREGRWEDRMGELDPRKTALLRAAVTSTPWRTTHPAASRLSLDPPEEDSLSAEAALAEPRLIASSLYQDGGWRLLVNGQAHPTFLANGPLLAAWLPTGQHRLQLLYRPRSFVHGAAGAGLALVVMVLWVAAPGLRIRPPSAGAASATAPRRAPTAP, encoded by the coding sequence GGGCAAGTGCTGTTCGGCGGCAAGATCCTCCTGCCGGTGGACAACCTGCGCTCGACGGTGCCGTTCCAGAATCTGCCGGCGGCCCCGACCCCCGGCAACCACCTGCAAACGGAGCAGATCACCCTGATCGCCCCCCTCGCCGCGGCGGTGCGGAGCGATCTCGCCGACGGCCGCTGGCCCCTGTGGAACGACCACGGCGGGGCCGGCCTGCCGCTGCTTGCTTCGCCCCAGGCGGCGACCCTTTCACCTTTCCGCCTCGCCACGCTGGCGTTGCCTTTGGAGCGTGCCGTCGGTGCGGCCGCCGCTCTTAAGGTGCTCATCGCGCTGGTCTTCGGCTGGCTGTGGATTCGCCGCGCCGGAGCCTCGAACGGTGCGGCGACGGTCGGCGCCCTGGCCTACGGCCTCGGGGGGTTCGTGCTGCTGTGGCTCGGCTGGCCGCGGAGCGGCGCCGCGGCCCTCCTTCCGGTGCTGTTCTACGCCATCGAGCGCGCCGTATCGGCGAGCGCGAACCGCCGCCGAGATGTTCTGCTGCTGATCGGCGCCGGTGCGGGACTGGCCCTCGCCGGTGACGGCGAGGTCGCCCTGTGGGGCGGCCTCGCGGCCTTGGGGTTGGTCGCCATCCGCCTCGCCCGGCAGCCCACCCGGCAGCGCCCCGCGCTCTGGCTGCGCACCGCCGGCGCCTTGGCCTTGGGGCTCCTCCTCGCCGCTCCCGTCTTGCTGCCGCAGGGCGAGTGGAGTCGCCAGAGCAGCGAGAGCGAGCGGGCCATGGAACGGGCCCGCTCCGAACGGCGAAACGACCCTTTCGCTCTGGAGACCATGGCCGACCCGGAGAAGCGCGCCGCCGCCTGGGCCGGCACGGCGGCGCGCCTTCCGCCGCTGATTGCCGCCAGCTCCTTCACGGAGCATCGAACGGCGCTCTATCCGGGCCCGATCCATCGCAACGAGGACGCCGCCGGCTTCGCCGGTACGGTGACCCTGCTCCTCGCCCTGTTGGCTTTGATTCTGCCGAGTCTTCGAGCCGCAAGAAACAAGAAGGCACAGCGCCTCACGATCGGCCGCGCCTTCCCGGCAGCCATTACCCTGGGGGCTTTGGTTGTCCTGCTGAATCCGCCGGGCCTGTCCTACCTGCTCGGCTCGCTGCCGCTCGTCGGACCGTCGGCGGTTTCGCACCGGCGGGTGGCGGTGCTCCTCACCCTTGGCCTCGCCGCCCTTGCGGCTTTCGCCGTCGATCGGCTGGGAACTCTCGAGAGGAAGCAGATCCGGCCGATCCTGCTGTACCTTGGAGCGGTCTTCGCCACGGCCATTGCCCTGGCGGCGCCGGCGGGTCTTCCGTGGCTCCAGCTCGGCACCCTCGCCGCCGGGCTGATCGCCCTGCTAGTTGTTCCCCTGCGCTGGCGGGCACCGTGTTTGGCGGTGTTGATCGGGGCGGAGCTGCTGTGGCTGCACGTCCCGGCCAATGCGCCGATGCCCCGCGATCTCTACTTCCCCACGCCGCCGGTTCTCGCCGCCCTGCAGCAGGCGACCGTCGAGCATCCCGACGGCCGCCTGGCGGCGCCGCGTGGGGTGATGCTGCCGCGTATTGCCTCGGTCTACGGGCTGTCGGACGTTCGACCCGGGCGGGTGGCCCCGACGCTCTATGCGGGCTTGACGGACTTCCTCGGCCGCCCGCCGGACGCTGGCCGGCCGGCGCTGATCGACGACCCGCGGCTCGACCTGCTGGGAATCCGCTGGTGGCTCACCGGACCCAATGCGGTAGGGTCCATACTCTCGGGGTCCGACCTCTCGGGGTCCGACCTCTCGGGGTCCGACCTCTCGGGGTCCGACCTCTCGGGGTCCGACCTCTCGGGGTCCGCACGCCTCCTCTACGAAGACGCCACCGCCCGCCTGTGGGAACGACCCCGGCCGCTGGAGCGCCTGTTCTTGCCGGAAGGGGTCGAGATTCATCGCGAGGGTCGGTGGGAGGATCGCATGGGCGAACTGGATCCCAGAAAGACGGCGCTGCTGCGAGCCGCCGTCACATCCACCCCCTGGCGAACGACTCACCCGGCTGCGAGCCGTCTGTCCCTCGACCCGCCGGAAGAAGACTCTCTCTCCGCCGAAGCCGCCCTGGCCGAGCCCCGGCTGATCGCCAGCTCCCTCTACCAGGACGGCGGCTGGCGGCTCCTGGTCAACGGCCAGGCGCACCCCACCTTTCTCGCCAATGGACCCCTACTCGCCGCCTGGCTGCCGACCGGGCAGCACCGGCTGCAACTCCTCTACCGGCCCCGGTCCTTCGTGCACGGAGCTGCCGGTGCCGGCCTCGCGCTGGTGGTCATGGTTCTATGGGTTGCGGCCCCAGGCCTTCGGATTCGTCCGCCCTCGGCCGGCGCAGCGTCGGCAACAGCGCCCAGAAGAGCACCGACAGCACCGTAG